A genome region from Brachymonas denitrificans includes the following:
- the ruvB gene encoding Holliday junction branch migration DNA helicase RuvB — MAIHTDNLSATPMPEPARRVVSPAPASPNEEALERALRPKLLDEYVGQMKVREQLEIFIGAAKKRGEALDHVLLFGPPGLGKTTLSHIIAHELGVNLRQTSGPVLEKPKDLAALLTNLEPNDVLFIDEIHRLTPVVEEILYPALEDYQIDIMIGEGPAARSIKLDLQPFTLVGATTRAGMLTNPLRDRFGIVSRLEFYTPEELASIVRRSAGLLGAPADPEGAFEIARRSRGTPRIANRLLRRVRDYADVKGDGRITLDMAQRALSMLDVDPQGFDVMDRKLLEAVVHRFDGGPVGLDNIAASIGEERDTIEDVIEPYLIQQGFLQRTPRGRIATMAAYRHLGVAAPQAAEGLFPAGEAG, encoded by the coding sequence ATGGCCATCCATACCGACAATCTCTCTGCAACCCCCATGCCCGAGCCGGCGCGCCGCGTAGTGTCGCCTGCGCCTGCCTCGCCCAACGAGGAGGCGCTGGAGCGTGCGCTGCGTCCCAAGCTGCTGGATGAATACGTCGGCCAGATGAAGGTGCGCGAACAGCTGGAAATCTTCATCGGCGCAGCGAAGAAGCGCGGCGAGGCGCTCGACCATGTGCTGCTGTTCGGCCCGCCAGGCCTGGGCAAGACCACGCTCAGCCACATCATCGCGCATGAGCTCGGCGTGAACCTGCGCCAGACCAGCGGCCCGGTGCTCGAAAAACCCAAGGATCTGGCCGCGCTGCTCACCAACCTCGAGCCGAACGACGTGCTGTTCATCGACGAGATCCACCGCCTGACGCCCGTGGTCGAGGAAATCCTCTACCCGGCGCTGGAGGATTACCAGATCGACATCATGATCGGCGAAGGTCCGGCCGCGCGCAGCATCAAGCTGGACCTGCAGCCCTTCACGCTGGTCGGTGCCACCACGCGCGCCGGCATGCTGACCAACCCGCTGCGCGACCGTTTCGGCATCGTCTCGCGGCTGGAGTTCTACACGCCGGAGGAGCTGGCCAGCATCGTGCGCCGCAGCGCCGGTCTGCTGGGCGCACCGGCGGATCCCGAGGGTGCCTTCGAGATCGCCCGCCGCAGCCGCGGCACGCCGCGTATTGCCAACCGGCTGCTGCGCCGCGTGCGCGACTATGCCGACGTGAAGGGCGATGGCCGCATCACGCTGGACATGGCGCAGCGCGCCCTCTCCATGCTCGATGTGGACCCGCAGGGCTTCGACGTGATGGACCGCAAGCTGCTCGAGGCCGTGGTGCACCGCTTCGACGGCGGCCCGGTGGGGCTGGACAACATCGCCGCCAGCATCGGCGAGGAGCGCGACACCATCGAGGACGTGATCGAGCCCTACCTGATCCAGCAGGGCTTTCTGCAGCGCACGCCGCGCGGGCGCATTGCCACCATGGCGGCATACCGCCATCTGGGCGTGGCCGCGCCGCAGGCGGCAGAAGGGCTGTTTCCTGCGGGCGAGGCCGGCTGA
- a CDS encoding PhoH family protein: protein MILRHSFTPLNNSRLSHLCGALDEHLRTIEQALGVKIAHRHEQFKVDGPKAKANRAMEVLQALYEQAARPISPSTVQLMLAGDGNEPLPTEDAQLATRRSDLRARTATQGVYLQAIAANDITFGIGPAGTGKTYLAVACAVDALERGAVQRIVLTRPAVEAGERLGFLPGDMVQKVDPYLRPLYDALYELMGYDKVQKSFERNALEIAPLAFMRGRSLNNAFIILDEAQNTTPEQMKMFLTRIGFGSKAVVTGDISQIDLPKGQTSGLVEAERILKRVEGISHVRFTSADVVRHPLVARIVDAYDAASSATRRSRDAA, encoded by the coding sequence GTGATCCTGCGCCACTCCTTCACCCCCCTCAACAACAGCCGCCTGTCGCACCTGTGCGGCGCGCTGGACGAACACCTGCGCACCATCGAACAGGCCCTGGGGGTGAAAATCGCGCACCGCCACGAGCAGTTCAAGGTGGACGGCCCCAAGGCCAAGGCGAACCGCGCCATGGAAGTGCTGCAGGCGCTGTACGAACAGGCTGCGCGCCCCATCAGCCCTTCTACCGTGCAACTGATGCTGGCCGGCGACGGCAACGAGCCCCTGCCCACCGAAGACGCCCAGCTCGCCACCCGCCGCAGCGACCTGCGCGCGCGCACCGCCACGCAAGGCGTGTATCTGCAGGCGATTGCCGCCAATGACATCACCTTCGGCATCGGCCCCGCTGGCACGGGCAAGACTTACCTGGCCGTCGCCTGTGCCGTCGATGCGCTGGAGCGGGGTGCCGTGCAGCGTATCGTGCTGACACGCCCTGCGGTCGAGGCGGGCGAGCGCCTGGGCTTTCTGCCTGGCGACATGGTGCAGAAAGTCGATCCCTACCTGCGCCCGCTGTACGACGCCCTCTACGAGTTGATGGGCTACGACAAGGTACAGAAATCCTTCGAGCGCAACGCGCTGGAAATCGCCCCGCTCGCCTTCATGCGCGGCCGCAGCCTGAACAACGCCTTCATCATCCTGGACGAGGCGCAGAACACCACGCCCGAGCAGATGAAGATGTTCCTCACCCGCATCGGCTTCGGCAGCAAGGCGGTGGTTACCGGCGACATCAGCCAGATCGATCTGCCCAAGGGCCAGACCAGCGGCCTGGTCGAAGCCGAGCGCATCCTCAAGCGCGTGGAAGGCATCTCGCATGTGCGCTTTACCAGCGCCGACGTGGTGCGCCATCCGCTGGTGGCGCGCATCGTCGATGCCTACGATGCCGCCAGCTCGGCCACGCGCCGCTCCCGCGACGCGGCCTGA
- the ruvA gene encoding Holliday junction branch migration protein RuvA, whose amino-acid sequence MIGKLTGTLLEKSPPQVLVDCHGVGYEVDVPMSTFYNLPAIGEKVSLLTHFVVREDAQLLFGFGSAEERNAFRQLLKITGVGARTALSILSGLSVADLAQAVTAQEAGRLVKVPGIGKKTAERLLLELKGKLGAELPAVAGASSVQNETQLDILQALVALGYSDKEAQLALKALPPDVGVSEGIKLALKALAR is encoded by the coding sequence ATGATCGGCAAGCTGACCGGCACCCTGCTCGAAAAATCTCCCCCGCAAGTGCTGGTGGATTGCCATGGTGTCGGCTACGAGGTGGATGTGCCGATGAGCACCTTCTACAACCTGCCGGCCATCGGTGAGAAGGTCAGCCTGCTCACGCATTTCGTGGTGCGCGAGGATGCGCAGCTGCTGTTCGGTTTTGGCAGCGCGGAGGAGCGCAACGCCTTCCGGCAACTGCTGAAGATCACCGGGGTAGGGGCGCGTACCGCGCTGTCCATCCTGTCGGGGCTGAGCGTGGCCGATCTGGCGCAGGCGGTGACGGCGCAGGAAGCAGGGCGGCTGGTGAAGGTGCCCGGCATCGGCAAGAAGACCGCCGAGCGCCTGCTGCTGGAGCTCAAGGGCAAGCTGGGCGCCGAATTGCCTGCTGTGGCAGGCGCGAGCAGCGTGCAAAACGAGACTCAGCTCGATATTTTGCAGGCGCTGGTGGCGCTGGGCTACAGCGACAAGGAAGCGCAGCTGGCGCTGAAGGCGCTGCCTCCCGATGTGGGGGTGAGCGAGGGCATCAAGCTGGCGCTGAAGGCGCTGGCGCGCTGA
- a CDS encoding TlyA family RNA methyltransferase codes for MRADQLLVDRQLASSRSQAQRLIAAGVQWRLPGATAWQPVRKNGDELPFEAELQLQDEAEARYVSRGGLKLEGALRAVGLDVSGLRCLDVGQSTGGFTDCLLQHGAAQVTGLDVGQGQLHARLRADARVAAYEKVNARDPVALAAVLGEPLVADTGPTPQLQSGGPFDLLVGDISFISQTLVLPAVLPWLKSGGQLLMLVKPQFELQPAQIGKGGIVRDPAHYAEVEQRLRQCCAELHIDILHWLDSPIAGGDGNREFFLHGRKAG; via the coding sequence ATGCGTGCCGACCAGTTGCTGGTGGACCGCCAGCTTGCCTCCAGCCGCAGCCAGGCGCAGCGCCTGATTGCAGCCGGCGTGCAGTGGCGCCTGCCGGGCGCAACGGCCTGGCAACCGGTGCGCAAGAATGGCGACGAATTGCCGTTTGAAGCCGAATTGCAGCTGCAGGATGAGGCCGAGGCGCGCTACGTGTCGCGTGGCGGGCTCAAGCTGGAAGGGGCGCTGAGGGCAGTAGGGCTGGACGTGTCCGGCCTGCGCTGCCTTGATGTGGGCCAGTCCACCGGCGGTTTTACCGACTGTCTGCTGCAGCACGGTGCTGCCCAGGTGACGGGGCTGGACGTCGGGCAGGGCCAGTTGCATGCGCGCCTGCGCGCGGATGCTCGAGTGGCAGCGTACGAGAAGGTGAATGCCCGGGATCCGGTCGCTTTGGCTGCTGTGTTGGGCGAGCCTTTGGTTGCTGACACCGGCCCGACGCCGCAGTTGCAATCGGGCGGCCCCTTCGATCTGCTCGTGGGTGACATCTCTTTTATCTCGCAGACCCTGGTGCTCCCCGCCGTGCTGCCTTGGCTCAAGTCCGGCGGGCAGCTGCTGATGCTGGTCAAGCCGCAGTTCGAGCTGCAGCCGGCACAGATTGGCAAGGGTGGCATCGTGCGCGATCCCGCCCATTACGCCGAGGTGGAGCAGCGCCTGCGCCAGTGCTGTGCGGAGCTGCACATCGACATCCTGCACTGGCTCGATAGCCCCATCGCCGGCGGTGACGGCAACCGCGAATTCTTTCTCCACGGCCGCAAGGCCGGATGA
- the ahcY gene encoding adenosylhomocysteinase, whose protein sequence is MNAQHSPVAPLDSAIADISLAAWGRKEIAIAETEMPGLMAIREEYAAAQPLKGARITGSLHMTIQTAVLIETLQALGADVRWASCNIFSTQDHAAAAIAAGGTPVFAIKGESLEDYWDYTHRIFDFGPKGSAGEGPNMILDDGGDATLLMHLGKQAETDPSVLANPGSEEERILFAAIKAKLAEDGTWYSRKSAEIQGVTEETTTGVHRLKEMSAKGTLMFRAINVNDSVTKSKFDNLYGCRESLVDGIKRATDVMVAGKIAVVAGYGDVGKGSAQALRALSAQVWVTEIDPICALQAAMEGYRVVTMEEAAPLADIFVTTTGNRDVIRYEHMAAMKDQAIVCNIGHFDNEIQVAALEEKCQWEEIKPQVDHVIFPDGKRIILLAKGRLVNLGCATGHPSYVMSSSFANQTIAQMELYCHPDGYDVGKVYVLPKHLDEKVARLQLRKLGVKLTELTDAQAAYIGVPKEGPYKPDSYRY, encoded by the coding sequence ATGAACGCACAACACTCCCCCGTGGCGCCGCTAGATAGCGCCATCGCCGACATCTCCCTGGCCGCCTGGGGCCGCAAGGAGATCGCCATCGCCGAAACCGAAATGCCCGGCCTGATGGCGATCCGCGAGGAATATGCCGCAGCGCAGCCGCTCAAGGGCGCGCGCATCACCGGCAGCCTGCACATGACGATCCAGACCGCCGTGCTGATCGAAACCCTGCAGGCGCTGGGCGCCGACGTGCGTTGGGCTTCCTGCAACATCTTCTCCACGCAGGACCATGCCGCCGCTGCCATCGCCGCCGGCGGCACGCCGGTGTTCGCCATCAAGGGCGAATCGCTGGAAGACTACTGGGACTACACCCACCGCATCTTCGACTTCGGCCCCAAGGGCAGCGCCGGCGAAGGCCCGAACATGATTCTGGATGACGGCGGCGATGCCACGCTGCTGATGCATCTGGGCAAGCAGGCCGAAACCGACCCCTCCGTGCTGGCCAACCCCGGCAGCGAGGAAGAGCGCATCCTGTTCGCCGCCATCAAGGCCAAGCTGGCCGAAGACGGCACCTGGTACAGCCGCAAGAGCGCCGAGATCCAGGGTGTGACCGAGGAAACCACCACCGGCGTGCACCGCCTGAAGGAAATGTCTGCCAAGGGCACGCTGATGTTCCGCGCCATCAACGTGAACGACAGCGTCACCAAGAGCAAGTTCGACAACCTGTACGGCTGCCGCGAATCGCTGGTGGACGGCATCAAGCGCGCCACCGATGTGATGGTGGCCGGCAAGATCGCCGTGGTGGCCGGCTATGGCGACGTGGGCAAGGGCTCGGCCCAGGCACTGCGCGCCCTGAGCGCCCAGGTGTGGGTCACCGAGATCGACCCGATCTGCGCCCTGCAGGCTGCGATGGAAGGCTACCGCGTCGTCACCATGGAAGAAGCCGCACCGCTGGCCGACATCTTCGTCACCACCACCGGCAACCGTGACGTGATCCGCTACGAGCACATGGCCGCCATGAAGGACCAGGCCATCGTCTGCAACATCGGCCACTTCGACAACGAAATCCAGGTGGCTGCGCTGGAAGAGAAATGCCAGTGGGAAGAAATCAAGCCGCAGGTCGACCACGTGATCTTCCCGGACGGTAAGCGCATCATTCTGCTGGCCAAGGGCCGTCTGGTGAACCTGGGCTGCGCCACCGGCCACCCCAGCTACGTGATGTCCTCCTCCTTCGCCAACCAGACCATCGCGCAGATGGAGCTGTACTGCCACCCCGACGGCTACGACGTGGGCAAGGTCTACGTGCTGCCCAAGCACCTGGACGAGAAGGTCGCCCGCCTGCAGCTGCGCAAGCTGGGCGTGAAGCTGACCGAGCTGACCGACGCTCAGGCTGCCTATATCGGCGTGCCGAAGGAAGGCCCCTACAAGCCGGACAGCTACCGCTACTGA
- the ybeY gene encoding rRNA maturation RNase YbeY, which yields MPAPLPPLSLSLQFARFAEAAEHRAALPRHKVARWIRHALGEEVQHAEITVRIVDTEEGQALNRDYRQKDYATNVLTFDYSSAPVVMADLVLCAPVVAREAEELGKALAEHYAHLLVHGTLHAQGWDHETGEEEAEAMEAQEIAILAGLGLDDPYAER from the coding sequence ATGCCCGCTCCCTTGCCGCCCCTGTCCCTGTCGCTGCAGTTCGCCCGCTTCGCCGAAGCGGCAGAACACCGCGCTGCGCTGCCGCGACACAAGGTGGCACGCTGGATCCGCCATGCGCTGGGCGAAGAAGTGCAACACGCCGAAATCACCGTGCGCATCGTCGATACCGAAGAAGGCCAGGCACTCAACCGCGACTACCGCCAGAAGGACTACGCCACCAATGTGCTTACCTTCGACTACAGCAGCGCGCCGGTGGTGATGGCCGATCTGGTGCTGTGCGCGCCGGTGGTGGCACGCGAGGCCGAAGAACTCGGCAAGGCACTGGCCGAGCACTACGCCCACCTGCTGGTGCACGGCACGCTGCATGCCCAGGGCTGGGACCATGAAACCGGCGAGGAAGAGGCCGAGGCGATGGAGGCGCAAGAGATTGCGATTCTGGCGGGTCTGGGCCTCGATGACCCGTACGCCGAGCGCTGA
- a CDS encoding glycosyltransferase family 39 protein, with protein MQFPSPTFWRQSLARHPVLWPAFLLAAWLLCTAAWRPLAMPDEGRYASISLEMAISGHWAVPLLNGLPFFHKPPLFYWINAAALKLFGADPWVARMASMLGAWLMGMGLYLFLRSHATVRQAGWALSVLATMPFFFGGAQYANLDMLVAGLISSTILAAAHAVLQARQGQPWRPWVLFAYLLAALGLLAKGLIGIVLPGAVLVIWLAWQRHWIGLWRLLSLPGMLTLLTVGMPWFILMDQRYPGFLHYFFVYQHFQRFAETGFNNQHGAWFYPVVLFGLTLPWSLWLFAGLRAAWLRKPAPGDWRSWLAPARPLGSAASLQRLAWVWLVVIMVFFSLPKSKLAGYILPVLPAWAMLLSGWAQAWVQAHPQSRQRLPSTLLLLAALLCVVGIGAAARYQSESSRSAVPLLRQQMQASDEIVMLDEYEYDLPFYLDTDRPMWVVSAWDDPELLRHDNWRKELLEAGRFDTPSEATLFIRPPELHDRLCRTLQTRRVWIWADTGSDTLQRHPFLRTQPPAWQHPSRQGDDALWLLQGKEALDRLACSRAP; from the coding sequence ATGCAGTTCCCTTCACCCACCTTCTGGCGCCAGTCGCTGGCTCGTCATCCCGTCCTGTGGCCCGCATTCCTGCTCGCCGCATGGCTGCTCTGCACCGCCGCATGGCGCCCGCTGGCCATGCCGGACGAAGGGCGCTACGCCAGCATCTCGCTGGAAATGGCGATCAGCGGCCACTGGGCGGTGCCACTGCTCAACGGCCTGCCGTTCTTCCACAAGCCGCCGCTGTTTTACTGGATCAATGCCGCTGCGCTCAAGCTGTTCGGCGCCGATCCCTGGGTGGCGCGCATGGCGTCCATGCTGGGCGCCTGGCTGATGGGCATGGGGCTGTATCTTTTCCTGCGGAGCCATGCCACTGTACGCCAGGCCGGCTGGGCGCTGTCCGTGCTGGCCACCATGCCCTTCTTCTTCGGCGGCGCCCAGTATGCCAACCTGGACATGCTGGTAGCCGGCCTGATCAGCAGCACCATTCTGGCCGCAGCGCATGCCGTGCTGCAGGCGCGGCAGGGCCAGCCCTGGCGGCCCTGGGTCCTGTTCGCCTATCTGCTGGCTGCTCTGGGCCTGCTCGCCAAGGGATTGATCGGCATCGTGCTGCCGGGCGCCGTGCTGGTGATCTGGCTGGCCTGGCAGCGTCACTGGATCGGGTTGTGGCGCCTGCTGTCGCTGCCGGGCATGCTCACCCTGCTGACAGTCGGCATGCCGTGGTTCATCCTGATGGACCAGCGCTATCCCGGCTTTCTGCATTATTTCTTCGTCTACCAGCATTTCCAGCGCTTTGCGGAAACCGGCTTCAACAACCAGCACGGCGCGTGGTTCTATCCGGTGGTGCTGTTCGGGCTGACACTGCCGTGGTCGCTCTGGCTGTTTGCCGGCCTGCGCGCAGCGTGGCTGCGCAAGCCGGCACCAGGAGACTGGCGAAGCTGGCTGGCTCCTGCCAGACCACTGGGCAGTGCGGCATCGCTACAGCGCCTGGCCTGGGTCTGGCTGGTGGTGATCATGGTGTTCTTTTCGCTGCCCAAATCCAAGCTCGCCGGCTATATCCTGCCAGTGCTGCCGGCCTGGGCCATGCTGCTGAGTGGCTGGGCGCAGGCATGGGTGCAGGCGCACCCGCAATCGCGTCAGCGCTTGCCGTCGACGTTGCTGCTGCTCGCGGCCCTGCTGTGCGTGGTCGGCATCGGCGCAGCCGCACGCTACCAGTCCGAGTCTTCGCGCAGCGCCGTGCCGCTGCTGCGGCAACAGATGCAGGCTTCTGACGAGATCGTCATGCTCGATGAGTATGAATACGACCTGCCCTTCTACCTGGATACGGACCGGCCGATGTGGGTTGTCAGCGCTTGGGATGATCCGGAACTGCTGCGCCATGACAACTGGCGCAAGGAACTGCTCGAGGCCGGCCGGTTCGACACGCCGAGCGAAGCCACCTTGTTCATCCGCCCCCCGGAACTGCACGACCGCCTGTGCCGGACGCTGCAGACGCGGCGCGTCTGGATCTGGGCGGATACGGGCAGCGACACGCTGCAGCGCCACCCCTTCCTGCGCACCCAGCCCCCTGCCTGGCAGCACCCTTCGCGTCAGGGCGACGATGCGCTCTGGCTGCTGCAAGGCAAGGAAGCCCTTGACCGGCTGGCTTGCAGCCGCGCCCCATAA
- a CDS encoding GntP family permease: MSTLAIILSLVLLIFFAYRGISVLILAPLMAALAVLLSGDIGFMLPIYTDTFMGALGRYILNFFPLFLLGALFGQLMADSGAANAIAQWLMRRLGARHAIATVVIACAVLTYGGVSLFVVAFAIYPIAKSLFRESNIPKRLIPASIALGSFTFTMTALPGTPAIQNAIPIPFFGTHTFAAPGLGIIAGLIMLVLGLFWINSRAAAARRTGEGYGEDDPRLELQAAVEGVDLHELGRSIPLPLAVLPLVLVIGINALLTFGVFKGMDFGFLGERFPKVDAAKQSGMWAIIVALLVSSLVLIVTRWSHWSNLKHSINKGTLGSMLPIFNTASEVGYGAVIASMAGFALIRDAVLNVSPGNPLISEAVAMNVLAGITGSSSGGMSIALQALGADYLRMATEAGISPELLHRVATIAAGGFDTLPHSGAVITLLAICGLTHKQAYLNMAMVTVGIPMLALISVISLGTMFGAF, encoded by the coding sequence GTGAGCACACTGGCCATCATTCTTTCCCTCGTCCTGCTGATCTTTTTCGCCTACCGCGGCATCTCGGTGCTGATCCTGGCCCCGCTGATGGCTGCCCTGGCCGTGCTGCTCTCGGGCGATATCGGCTTCATGCTGCCCATCTACACCGACACCTTCATGGGTGCGCTGGGCCGCTACATCCTCAACTTCTTCCCGCTGTTCCTGCTGGGCGCGCTGTTCGGGCAGCTGATGGCCGATTCGGGCGCTGCCAATGCCATTGCGCAATGGCTGATGCGCCGCCTCGGCGCCCGCCATGCGATTGCCACTGTCGTCATCGCCTGCGCCGTGCTCACCTATGGCGGCGTGTCGCTGTTCGTGGTGGCATTCGCGATCTACCCTATCGCCAAATCGCTGTTCCGCGAATCGAACATTCCCAAGCGCCTAATCCCCGCCTCCATCGCGCTGGGCTCCTTCACCTTCACCATGACGGCGCTGCCGGGCACGCCCGCCATCCAGAATGCGATCCCGATTCCCTTCTTCGGCACACACACCTTTGCCGCTCCCGGTCTGGGCATCATCGCCGGCCTGATCATGCTGGTGCTGGGCCTGTTCTGGATCAACTCGCGCGCTGCCGCAGCCCGCCGCACTGGCGAAGGCTACGGAGAAGACGACCCGCGCCTGGAACTGCAGGCTGCCGTCGAGGGCGTGGACCTGCACGAACTGGGCCGTTCCATCCCGCTGCCGCTGGCCGTGCTGCCGCTGGTGCTGGTGATCGGCATCAACGCCCTGCTCACCTTCGGCGTGTTCAAGGGCATGGATTTCGGCTTTCTGGGTGAGCGCTTCCCGAAAGTGGACGCGGCCAAGCAAAGCGGCATGTGGGCCATCATCGTGGCGCTGCTGGTGTCCTCGCTGGTGCTGATCGTGACACGCTGGTCCCACTGGTCCAACCTCAAGCACAGCATCAACAAGGGCACGCTGGGCTCCATGCTGCCGATCTTCAACACCGCTTCCGAAGTGGGCTACGGCGCCGTCATCGCCAGCATGGCCGGCTTTGCGCTGATTCGCGATGCGGTGCTGAACGTCTCGCCCGGCAATCCGCTGATTTCCGAAGCCGTGGCCATGAACGTGCTGGCCGGCATCACCGGTTCGAGCTCGGGCGGCATGAGCATTGCGTTGCAGGCGCTGGGCGCCGACTACCTGCGCATGGCAACGGAAGCTGGCATCTCACCGGAATTGCTGCACCGCGTGGCCACCATCGCCGCCGGCGGCTTCGACACCCTGCCGCACTCCGGCGCCGTGATCACCCTGCTCGCCATCTGCGGACTGACGCACAAGCAAGCCTACCTCAACATGGCGATGGTGACGGTGGGCATTCCGATGCTGGCGCTGATTTCGGTGATTTCGCTGGGGACGATGTTCGGGGCGTTCTGA
- a CDS encoding DUF5661 family protein, with the protein MKYRSYKEAIDKRARTDGLMQYVFQQMAAFNDGQEIDLDFLSRADVGAFCQALGFDADRNWGKLTLDRIAPPDKLGPNVVPEKESALVLHALKVAIQKEWLQPSMDKQPQTDILNDFLPAPGRFQKKKTLGHGWEFQYALAVELEHGRTRGANVSNNHPLLTGMVVMAHLAEDRLYYARLWVMESEGELFNLQLEKAKPKQIFDKLEELGHAREHLQKRIAEKLTAAMA; encoded by the coding sequence ATGAAATATCGGAGCTACAAGGAAGCCATCGACAAGCGCGCCAGGACGGATGGCCTGATGCAGTACGTTTTTCAGCAGATGGCCGCATTCAATGACGGCCAGGAGATTGATCTGGACTTCCTGAGCCGTGCAGATGTCGGCGCGTTCTGCCAGGCGCTGGGCTTCGATGCGGACCGCAACTGGGGCAAGCTGACGCTGGACCGGATCGCGCCCCCCGACAAGCTCGGCCCGAACGTCGTCCCCGAGAAGGAAAGTGCCCTGGTGCTGCACGCGCTGAAGGTGGCGATCCAGAAGGAGTGGCTGCAGCCCAGCATGGACAAGCAGCCCCAGACCGACATCCTGAACGACTTTCTGCCGGCGCCAGGACGCTTCCAGAAAAAAAAGACGCTGGGCCATGGTTGGGAGTTCCAATATGCATTGGCCGTCGAGCTGGAGCATGGCCGTACACGCGGCGCCAACGTCAGCAACAATCACCCGCTGCTCACCGGCATGGTGGTGATGGCGCATCTGGCCGAGGATCGGCTTTACTATGCCCGTCTCTGGGTGATGGAGAGCGAAGGCGAGTTGTTCAATCTGCAACTGGAAAAAGCGAAACCCAAGCAGATTTTCGACAAGCTGGAAGAGCTGGGGCATGCCCGCGAGCATCTGCAGAAGCGCATCGCCGAGAAGCTGACGGCGGCGATGGCTTGA
- the metF gene encoding methylenetetrahydrofolate reductase [NAD(P)H]: MTAPSISFEFFPPKTPEGAEKLRAVRHKLYACQPEFCSVTYGAGGSTQKGTFDTVQEILQEGMEAASHFSCVGATQASVREQLETLRQMGVKRLVALRGDLPSGHGVGGEFMHASDLVSFIRVETGDYFHIEVAAYPEVHPQARSPEADLRALKAKVDAGANGVITQYFFNADAYFRLVDEAATLGVSAPIVPGIMPITSSSQLIRFSDACGAEIPRWIRLRLQSYGDDVESIKAFGHEVVADLCERLLEGGAPSLHFYTMNQAAPTLALCERLGLGAAESAVA, translated from the coding sequence ATGACCGCGCCATCCATCAGCTTCGAATTCTTTCCCCCCAAAACGCCTGAGGGCGCCGAGAAATTGCGCGCCGTGCGCCACAAACTGTATGCCTGCCAGCCCGAGTTCTGCTCGGTCACCTACGGTGCCGGCGGCTCCACCCAGAAAGGCACCTTCGATACCGTGCAGGAAATCCTGCAGGAAGGCATGGAGGCCGCCAGCCACTTCTCCTGCGTGGGCGCTACCCAGGCCAGCGTACGCGAACAGCTGGAAACCCTGCGCCAGATGGGCGTGAAACGTCTGGTGGCCCTGCGTGGCGACCTGCCCAGTGGCCATGGCGTCGGCGGCGAGTTCATGCACGCCAGCGATCTGGTCAGCTTCATTCGCGTGGAAACCGGCGACTACTTCCACATCGAAGTCGCCGCCTACCCCGAAGTGCACCCGCAGGCCCGCAGCCCCGAGGCCGACCTGCGCGCCCTCAAGGCCAAGGTCGATGCCGGTGCCAATGGTGTCATCACCCAATACTTTTTCAATGCCGATGCCTACTTCCGTCTGGTGGACGAAGCAGCGACGCTCGGCGTGAGCGCCCCCATCGTGCCGGGCATCATGCCCATTACCAGCAGCAGCCAGCTGATCCGTTTCTCGGATGCCTGCGGCGCCGAAATTCCGCGCTGGATCCGCCTGCGCTTGCAGTCCTACGGCGACGATGTGGAGAGCATCAAGGCTTTTGGCCATGAAGTCGTGGCAGACCTGTGCGAGCGCCTGCTGGAAGGCGGCGCACCTTCACTGCATTTCTACACCATGAACCAGGCGGCTCCCACGCTGGCGCTGTGTGAACGACTGGGACTGGGTGCCGCAGAGAGTGCGGTTGCCTGA
- a CDS encoding helix-hairpin-helix domain-containing protein codes for MSHVPCPAVFSDAERERLLALKGVGPAVLLRLEQTGHAPLAALVGANPVEIVAEIAYMMRTSCWKNNPHAIRAIGSVIDLANLQHEERQA; via the coding sequence ATGTCCCACGTTCCGTGCCCTGCCGTGTTCTCCGACGCCGAGCGCGAACGCCTGCTCGCCCTGAAAGGGGTGGGCCCGGCGGTGCTGCTGCGCCTGGAGCAGACCGGCCATGCGCCGCTGGCGGCGCTGGTGGGTGCCAATCCGGTCGAGATCGTTGCCGAGATCGCGTACATGATGCGTACTTCGTGCTGGAAGAACAATCCGCACGCGATCCGCGCCATTGGCTCCGTGATCGACTTGGCCAATCTGCAGCACGAAGAAAGGCAGGCCTGA